The Metamycoplasma gateae genome window below encodes:
- a CDS encoding signal peptidase II, translated as MNNEKKIKYFSKEYWKIHWKFILMNIGIFLLCFLAFLSIDLLTKEFLFRWKDKENLVVDTDYQSGNSFIIFKSILHEGTTIGVFETNLTILHIISFCIFFGALWATTFIKEKKSIIVVVFLGLISSGSFGNMIDRFLFGGVRDIMNFPWVNKGVLNFADMWLVLGAVGILLSITLINLVSHFKNKKNKQNNIEVK; from the coding sequence ATGAATAACGAGAAAAAAATAAAATACTTTTCAAAAGAATATTGAAAAATTCATTGGAAATTTATTTTAATGAACATAGGTATTTTTCTTCTTTGTTTTTTAGCTTTTCTTTCGATCGATTTATTAACAAAAGAATTTTTATTTAGATGAAAAGATAAGGAAAATCTTGTTGTTGATACTGATTATCAAAGTGGAAATAGTTTTATTATTTTTAAATCAATTTTACACGAAGGCACTACTATTGGTGTGTTTGAAACAAATCTAACTATATTACACATAATAAGTTTTTGCATATTTTTTGGTGCTCTATGAGCAACTACATTTATTAAAGAAAAAAAATCAATAATTGTCGTAGTATTTTTAGGTTTAATAAGCTCAGGGTCATTTGGAAATATGATAGATAGATTCTTATTTGGTGGAGTTAGAGATATAATGAACTTTCCTTGAGTAAATAAAGGTGTCTTGAATTTTGCTGATATGTGACTAGTTTTAGGTGCTGTTGGTATTTTATTATCAATCACATTAATTAATTTAGTTTCACACTTCAAAAATAAAAAGAATAAACAAAATAATATTGAAGTAAAATAA
- the ileS gene encoding isoleucine--tRNA ligase, which translates to MEAKNKDYKNTLLMPQTDFSMKANLPEKDQIFNKKWEEINLYQKVLDSNKGNQSFVLHDGPPYANGNIHVGHALNKILKDIIVRSKNMQGFFSPFVAGWDTHGLPIEHKMLLERKMTAKDFSVFELRKACEEYALSQVEKQKSQFKKLSLLTDFKEIYITLDKKFEAEQLKLFKKMLFSGLIYKDLKPIYWSPSSQSALAEAEVEYADHISPSLYVAFKIIEGNEIIKENENIIIWTTTPWTLIANSGVAINKDFEYIKVRVNNQVYILAKELLESVSQLCKWENYELVENSFKGEQILGIKYKSPINNLICPVVEGHHVTLENGSGLVHMAPLFGEDDFLIGNKNNLEKIMHVNDDGILNEKAMQFSNIFYDDANPLVGKFLEENNLLLGFKKIKHSYPHDWRTHQPIMYRATPQWFVSLKQIKQNIIEEIKSVKTYNEWSKTRLELMLENRDTWCISRQRSWGVPIIVFYDKNKNPILDEEIFDHIIGLVEKHGSNIWYEKSVDELLPLKYQNLGFTKENDIMDVWFDSGSTSLGVKPNGIEAPFDLYLEGSDQYRGWFNSSMINSVAWRNKSPFKAFLSHGFVLDGKGRKMSKSLGNTVDPLEVVEKYGSDILRLWAANSEYTADISIDNKILEQNIEIYRKLRNTIKFMLGGISDFDFKEEKLDSIHLLMEEKINNLEAKVSTFYENYKFVNVIKEVNNFIIELSSYYISITKDILYLNKKADKERRQVQTVFAKIIKSLILILAPILPTTIEEVYSYYNEPNKLESVHLLKWDLNKKISNVETEKWEEFFELKNEIYKLIEEKIKLQEIKRQNEAFVTVNADSQFIKSLPLQKLLMVAKVSFGIENKVERLESFKCLRCWNHFEKEDFDQELEICVRCKLVINE; encoded by the coding sequence ATGGAAGCCAAAAACAAAGATTATAAAAATACATTATTGATGCCTCAAACTGATTTTTCAATGAAAGCTAACCTACCTGAAAAAGATCAAATTTTTAACAAAAAATGAGAAGAAATAAATCTTTATCAAAAAGTTTTAGATTCAAATAAGGGAAATCAAAGTTTTGTATTGCATGATGGACCTCCTTATGCAAATGGTAATATACATGTTGGACACGCGTTGAATAAAATACTAAAAGATATTATTGTTAGATCTAAAAATATGCAAGGTTTTTTCAGCCCTTTTGTTGCTGGTTGAGATACTCATGGTTTACCTATAGAACATAAAATGCTATTAGAAAGAAAAATGACTGCTAAGGATTTTTCTGTTTTTGAATTAAGAAAAGCTTGCGAAGAATATGCACTTAGCCAAGTTGAAAAACAAAAATCTCAATTTAAAAAATTGTCTTTATTAACAGATTTCAAAGAAATTTATATTACATTAGATAAAAAATTTGAAGCAGAACAATTAAAATTATTTAAAAAGATGTTATTTAGTGGTTTGATATATAAAGATTTAAAACCAATTTATTGATCGCCTTCATCACAATCTGCTTTAGCAGAAGCTGAGGTTGAATATGCAGACCATATTTCTCCATCTTTATATGTTGCCTTTAAAATTATTGAAGGAAATGAAATTATTAAAGAAAATGAAAATATAATTATTTGAACAACTACACCATGAACTTTGATTGCTAACTCAGGTGTTGCAATAAATAAAGATTTTGAATATATTAAAGTAAGAGTTAATAATCAAGTGTATATCTTAGCTAAAGAGTTATTAGAATCAGTTTCTCAACTATGTAAATGAGAAAATTATGAACTGGTTGAAAATTCATTTAAGGGTGAGCAAATTTTAGGAATAAAATATAAAAGTCCTATCAATAATTTAATTTGTCCTGTTGTCGAAGGACATCATGTTACTTTAGAAAATGGTAGCGGTTTAGTTCATATGGCTCCACTCTTTGGTGAGGATGATTTTCTAATTGGAAATAAAAATAATCTTGAAAAAATTATGCATGTTAATGATGATGGAATATTAAACGAAAAGGCTATGCAATTTAGCAACATTTTTTATGATGATGCAAATCCACTTGTTGGAAAATTTTTAGAAGAAAATAATTTACTTTTAGGATTTAAAAAAATTAAGCACTCATATCCACACGATTGAAGAACACATCAGCCAATAATGTATCGTGCAACACCACAATGATTTGTTTCATTAAAACAAATTAAACAAAATATAATCGAAGAAATCAAAAGCGTTAAAACATATAACGAATGATCAAAAACAAGACTAGAATTAATGCTAGAAAATAGAGATACGTGATGTATTTCTAGACAAAGAAGTTGAGGTGTTCCAATTATTGTTTTTTATGATAAAAATAAAAACCCTATATTGGATGAAGAAATTTTTGATCACATTATAGGCCTAGTCGAAAAACATGGTTCAAACATATGATATGAAAAAAGTGTTGATGAATTACTTCCTTTAAAATATCAAAATCTTGGATTCACAAAAGAAAATGACATTATGGATGTTTGATTTGATTCAGGATCAACATCACTAGGTGTTAAACCAAATGGAATAGAAGCGCCTTTTGATTTATATTTAGAGGGTTCAGATCAATACCGTGGTTGATTTAATAGTTCGATGATTAATTCTGTAGCTTGAAGAAATAAAAGTCCTTTTAAAGCATTCTTATCACACGGTTTTGTTTTAGATGGTAAGGGCAGAAAAATGTCTAAATCATTAGGTAATACTGTTGATCCATTAGAAGTTGTTGAAAAATATGGATCAGATATCTTAAGATTATGAGCTGCTAATTCAGAATATACAGCCGATATTTCAATTGATAATAAAATTCTTGAACAAAATATTGAAATATACCGCAAATTAAGAAATACAATAAAATTCATGCTTGGTGGAATTTCGGATTTTGATTTTAAAGAAGAAAAATTAGATTCTATCCACCTATTAATGGAAGAAAAAATAAATAATCTAGAAGCAAAAGTTTCAACATTTTATGAAAACTATAAATTTGTAAATGTTATTAAGGAAGTAAATAACTTTATAATCGAATTAAGCTCTTACTATATTTCAATTACAAAAGATATCCTATATTTAAACAAAAAAGCTGATAAAGAAAGAAGACAAGTTCAAACTGTTTTTGCAAAAATAATTAAATCATTAATTTTAATATTAGCTCCTATTTTACCAACCACAATTGAAGAAGTATATTCATACTATAATGAACCAAATAAATTAGAATCAGTTCATTTATTAAAATGAGATTTGAATAAAAAAATCTCTAATGTAGAAACTGAAAAATGAGAAGAATTCTTTGAATTGAAAAATGAGATTTATAAACTAATTGAAGAAAAAATTAAATTGCAAGAAATAAAGCGTCAAAATGAAGCTTTTGTGACCGTAAATGCTGATTCTCAATTTATTAAATCTCTTCCATTACAAAAACTTTTAATGGTTGCTAAAGTTTCGTTTGGGATTGAAAATAAGGTTGAAAGGCTTGAATCATTTAAATGTTTAAGATGCTGAAACCATTTTGAAAAAGAAGATTTTGATCAAGAATTAGAAATATGTGTAAGATGTAAGTTGGTCATAAATGAATAA